A genomic window from Clostridium aceticum includes:
- a CDS encoding calcium-translocating P-type ATPase, PMCA-type encodes MKYQMNGLDAEAVKKSREKHGSNQLTPVEAESFWDKLKGNFEDPIIKILIVALGINLLFFFLGHTEWYESLGIAIAVLLATCVATWSEYTNEESFQKLQEDASKIKCKVFREGLIHEVFIDEIVVGDLVLLQCGDKIPADGKLLEGNVKVDQASLTGEAKEINKQAVPKNFKEDKRDTDLSNPYDVYRGTVVVSGEGILKVEVVGDKTFYGNLAQEMQVDDRESPLKVKLGALAEGISKFGYIGGVFIAISFMFKKIVIDNGFDMGEISLYLSNWQNPVNDLVTAVILAIVIIVVAVPEGLPMMIAMVLSLNMRKLLKDNILVRKLIGIETAGSLNILFSDKTGTITKGQLEVVTFIAGENQEYSTFDEIPKNLANLLNLSLRKNTNALIKEAEKGCDLQVIGGNITERALLHFVSCSDRKETEIEVLKTIPFSSENKYSATEIKGEKNLTLIKGAAEKILDKCLYYYDENGNKEKLQHRNALEEKIDALAQKSIRIVAIAITEEALNEDADFKEMTLVGVIGIRDDLRLESASAIKEAMDAGIQVVMITGDRKETAMAIAKDAGLLRKEEDLIFTSQEIQQLTDEDLKALLPNIRVIARALPTDKSRLVKIAQELDLVVGMTGDGVNDAPALKRADVGFAMGSGTEVAKEAGDIVVLDDNFLSITKSVLYGRTIFHSIRRFVVYQLTVNVAAILIAFLGPFIGVDLPLSMTQMLWVNLVMDTLAALAFGGEAALKKYMKEAPKRRSESIINKDMWSSILINGGFIAAMGIWFLKSSTIKSLFRVGPTGNEEIYFLTGFFAFFIFLNAFNTFNARTTEINLFKNITKNRDFLRVVALIFGVQILFTYFGGEVLRTAGLNLQEWIYVTMMAVLVIPLDLMRKLLRDYVIKPEDAGKNPGGTQELVQEVLGSDQEKNVG; translated from the coding sequence ATGAAATACCAAATGAATGGATTGGATGCAGAAGCTGTCAAGAAATCTAGAGAAAAACACGGCAGCAATCAGCTAACTCCTGTAGAAGCAGAAAGTTTTTGGGATAAGCTAAAGGGGAATTTTGAGGACCCAATTATAAAAATCCTCATCGTAGCCCTAGGAATTAACTTGCTGTTTTTCTTTTTGGGTCATACTGAGTGGTACGAATCCTTAGGGATTGCTATTGCAGTATTGTTAGCCACTTGTGTTGCTACCTGGTCTGAATATACCAATGAAGAATCCTTTCAAAAGCTACAGGAAGATGCTTCTAAGATCAAATGCAAAGTTTTTAGAGAAGGTTTGATTCACGAGGTTTTTATCGATGAGATTGTTGTAGGGGATTTGGTTTTACTACAATGTGGTGATAAAATTCCTGCCGATGGAAAGCTTCTAGAAGGAAATGTAAAGGTAGATCAAGCTTCTTTAACAGGGGAAGCAAAGGAAATAAATAAACAAGCTGTGCCTAAAAATTTTAAGGAAGATAAAAGAGACACAGATTTAAGTAATCCCTATGATGTCTATCGTGGAACAGTAGTAGTATCAGGAGAAGGTATTTTAAAGGTAGAAGTAGTAGGAGACAAAACCTTCTATGGTAATTTAGCACAAGAAATGCAGGTAGATGATAGAGAGTCCCCATTGAAGGTGAAATTAGGTGCTTTGGCAGAAGGAATCAGTAAGTTTGGTTATATTGGCGGGGTATTTATCGCTATATCCTTTATGTTTAAGAAGATTGTGATAGATAATGGATTCGATATGGGAGAGATCAGCCTATATCTGTCTAACTGGCAAAACCCTGTAAATGATCTAGTAACTGCTGTGATTTTAGCGATTGTTATTATTGTTGTGGCGGTGCCAGAGGGACTACCAATGATGATTGCTATGGTATTATCTTTGAACATGAGAAAACTACTAAAGGATAATATTCTTGTAAGAAAGTTGATCGGTATTGAAACGGCTGGAAGTCTTAACATTCTTTTTTCTGATAAAACAGGAACCATTACAAAGGGACAACTTGAGGTAGTCACCTTTATTGCAGGAGAAAACCAGGAGTACAGTACCTTTGATGAAATTCCTAAGAACTTAGCTAACTTATTAAATCTTTCCTTAAGAAAAAATACCAATGCCCTTATTAAAGAAGCTGAAAAAGGATGCGATCTTCAGGTGATTGGTGGTAATATTACTGAAAGGGCCTTACTACACTTTGTTTCTTGCAGCGATCGAAAAGAAACAGAGATAGAAGTACTAAAAACCATTCCCTTCAGTAGTGAAAATAAGTATTCTGCTACAGAAATTAAAGGGGAAAAGAATTTAACCTTGATTAAGGGAGCAGCTGAGAAAATTTTAGACAAATGTTTATACTATTATGATGAAAATGGCAACAAAGAAAAACTACAGCATAGAAATGCCTTAGAAGAAAAGATTGATGCATTGGCTCAAAAATCTATAAGAATTGTTGCTATCGCCATCACAGAGGAAGCCTTAAATGAGGATGCTGATTTTAAGGAAATGACTTTGGTTGGAGTTATAGGTATAAGAGATGATTTAAGATTAGAGTCTGCCAGTGCTATTAAAGAAGCTATGGATGCCGGTATACAGGTAGTAATGATTACAGGAGATAGAAAAGAAACTGCCATGGCTATTGCAAAGGATGCAGGACTTTTAAGGAAAGAAGAGGACCTGATATTTACCTCTCAAGAGATTCAGCAGTTGACAGATGAGGATTTAAAAGCATTACTTCCTAATATTAGGGTAATTGCTAGAGCATTGCCAACAGATAAGTCAAGGTTGGTGAAAATTGCACAGGAACTAGATCTTGTTGTAGGAATGACGGGAGATGGTGTGAATGATGCACCAGCTTTAAAACGTGCAGATGTAGGCTTTGCTATGGGTAGTGGAACAGAAGTAGCCAAGGAAGCAGGAGATATCGTTGTATTAGATGATAATTTTTTATCTATCACAAAATCTGTGCTATATGGAAGAACAATTTTTCATAGTATTCGTAGATTTGTCGTATATCAGTTAACGGTAAATGTAGCGGCTATATTAATTGCCTTTTTAGGACCATTTATTGGTGTAGACTTACCATTATCCATGACACAGATGCTTTGGGTAAACCTAGTGATGGATACATTGGCGGCACTAGCCTTTGGTGGGGAAGCTGCTTTAAAGAAGTATATGAAGGAAGCACCTAAGAGAAGAAGTGAGTCTATTATCAACAAGGATATGTGGAGTTCTATTCTGATCAATGGTGGTTTTATTGCTGCGATGGGTATTTGGTTTTTAAAATCCAGTACAATCAAGTCTCTTTTTAGAGTAGGTCCTACTGGTAATGAGGAGATTTACTTTTTAACAGGCTTCTTTGCCTTCTTTATCTTCTTAAATGCTTTTAATACCTTTAATGCTAGAACCACGGAAATAAATCTCTTCAAAAATATTACAAAAAACCGTGACTTCTTAAGGGTTGTAGCCTTGATTTTTGGCGTTCAAATTCTATTCACCTACTTTGGAGGAGAAGTATTAAGAACTGCAGGATTAAACCTACAGGAATGGATATATGTTACGATGATGGCTGTACTCGTTATTCCTTTAGACCTGATGAGAAAACTTCTTCGTGACTATGTAATAAAACCAGAAGATGCTGGCAAAAACCCAGGAGGAACACAGGAGTTAGTACAAGAAGTACTAGGGTCAGATCAAGAGAAAAATGTAGGATAA
- a CDS encoding TerD family protein, producing the protein MSINLSKGQKIDLTKGNPGLKKVMVGLGWDTNKYSGGYDFDLDASAFLLGSNDKAQNDKDFIFYNNLEGPNQCVVHTGDDLTGGSGGDDEQILIEFSKIPNHIEKIAITVTIHDAEQRAQNFGQVSNAFVRLVDEETGKEILRYDLAEEFSIETALVFCELYKSGNDWKFSAVGSGFFGGLAALCKNYGLQVG; encoded by the coding sequence ATGAGTATTAATTTATCAAAGGGACAAAAAATTGACTTAACAAAGGGAAACCCAGGACTAAAAAAAGTGATGGTAGGCTTAGGTTGGGATACTAATAAATACTCAGGAGGCTACGATTTTGACTTGGATGCTTCTGCGTTTTTATTAGGTAGCAATGATAAGGCACAAAATGACAAGGATTTTATCTTTTACAATAATTTAGAAGGACCAAACCAATGTGTTGTCCATACTGGTGATGACTTAACAGGGGGTAGCGGCGGAGATGATGAGCAGATCCTTATAGAGTTCTCTAAAATCCCTAACCACATTGAAAAAATTGCTATTACAGTTACGATTCATGATGCGGAACAAAGAGCACAAAATTTTGGACAAGTATCCAATGCCTTTGTACGTTTAGTGGATGAAGAAACAGGTAAAGAGATCCTTCGATATGATTTAGCAGAAGAATTCTCTATTGAAACTGCTTTGGTCTTCTGCGAACTATACAAAAGCGGTAATGACTGGAAGTTTAGTGCAGTAGGAAGCGGATTTTTTGGTGGTTTAGCAGCTCTTTGCAAAAACTATGGACTACAGGTAGGCTAG
- a CDS encoding TerD family protein → MSINLQKGQRVDLTKGNKGLSKIMVGLGWDPVEQPRGGGLLNALFGGGKAPEIDCDASVLMLNEQGRLVSNKNLIYFGNLKSGCGSVKHAGDNLTGGGDGDDEEIFVELNKVPSDIHKLFFVVNIYDCIRRKQDFGMINNAFIRLVNLDNKQELIRYNLTNSYSGKTALMVGEIYRDGAEWKFVAVGEGTNDASLGEIVKRF, encoded by the coding sequence TTGTCAATTAACTTGCAAAAAGGCCAACGTGTCGACTTAACCAAGGGAAACAAAGGACTATCAAAAATTATGGTTGGATTAGGCTGGGATCCAGTGGAACAGCCAAGAGGGGGAGGCTTACTGAACGCTCTATTTGGAGGGGGAAAGGCCCCTGAAATAGACTGCGATGCCTCTGTATTGATGCTAAATGAACAGGGTAGACTAGTGTCAAACAAAAACTTAATTTACTTTGGCAACTTAAAGAGTGGGTGTGGAAGTGTAAAACATGCAGGAGATAACTTAACTGGCGGTGGCGATGGAGATGATGAGGAAATTTTTGTTGAACTAAACAAAGTGCCATCAGATATCCATAAATTATTTTTTGTGGTAAACATTTATGATTGTATTCGCCGTAAACAAGACTTTGGCATGATTAATAATGCATTTATACGCTTAGTAAACTTAGATAACAAACAAGAACTCATCCGTTATAACCTAACAAACAGCTATAGTGGAAAGACTGCCTTAATGGTAGGAGAGATCTATCGTGATGGAGCAGAGTGGAAATTTGTGGCTGTTGGTGAAGGTACCAATGACGCTTCTCTAGGAGAAATTGTTAAACGATTTTAA
- a CDS encoding TerD family protein has translation MMAISLKKGEKVDLTKGNPGLSKVVVGLGWDINKYDGGFNFDLDAAAFLLGDSGKVRSDADFIFYNNLKDASGAIVHQGDNLTGEGDGDDEQVSIDLSNVPSDIQKIAFTVTIHDAENRAQNFGQVSNAFIRVFKQENEEELIRYDLSEDFSIETAVVVGELYRHGAEWKFNAIGSGFYGGLAALCRNFGVNVG, from the coding sequence ATTATGGCAATTAGTTTAAAAAAAGGGGAAAAAGTAGATCTTACGAAGGGAAATCCCGGTCTATCAAAGGTAGTTGTGGGACTTGGATGGGATATCAATAAATATGATGGCGGATTTAATTTTGATTTAGATGCTGCGGCCTTTCTGCTTGGAGATTCGGGGAAAGTAAGAAGTGATGCAGACTTTATCTTTTACAATAATTTAAAGGATGCATCAGGAGCCATTGTCCACCAGGGGGACAATCTTACAGGAGAAGGCGATGGAGATGATGAACAGGTTTCTATAGATCTTAGCAATGTTCCATCAGATATCCAAAAAATTGCTTTTACAGTAACGATTCATGATGCAGAAAATCGAGCACAAAATTTTGGACAGGTATCCAATGCTTTTATTCGTGTATTTAAACAAGAAAATGAAGAAGAACTTATCCGCTATGATCTTTCAGAAGACTTTAGTATTGAAACTGCTGTTGTGGTAGGAGAACTTTATCGCCATGGGGCAGAGTGGAAGTTCAATGCCATAGGCAGTGGTTTTTATGGAGGTCTTGCTGCTCTTTGTAGAAATTTTGGTGTAAATGTAGGCTAA
- a CDS encoding toxic anion resistance protein — translation MNELLEVQEVDLDKKAGEVALKLKKSPEVQKIANELDVRNAQAIMSFGQETAVEISKFSDRILSSISNSSVEDSGKMLQQLNAIMGKFDPKDFSEGKQGFISKIFNKVKNDISRLLEKYQTMDKEISKIYVEIKKYESEINQTNLMLEEMFEQNIMYYENLEKYIKAGEIVIHKMKNYIIPELEKQAASGEQMDAINLQNGHQALEMVEQRVHDLEMAKMVALQTAPQIKLIQKGNYNLLRKIGSAFVITIPVFKSGLIQAIAIKRQKIQADAMRALDEKTNEMLLKNAQNIAGQSAEIAQLTSGSSIKIETLEQTFETIMKGIDDTRQIQEENRQNRESSKQRLLELQKQLESKNY, via the coding sequence ATGAATGAATTATTAGAAGTACAAGAAGTAGATTTAGATAAAAAAGCAGGTGAAGTGGCATTAAAACTAAAGAAATCACCAGAGGTTCAAAAAATAGCTAATGAGCTGGATGTTCGCAATGCTCAAGCAATTATGTCCTTTGGGCAGGAAACAGCTGTAGAAATTTCAAAGTTTAGTGACCGCATTTTATCTTCCATCAGTAACTCTTCTGTAGAGGATAGTGGAAAAATGCTTCAGCAACTGAATGCAATTATGGGAAAATTTGATCCCAAGGATTTTTCAGAAGGAAAGCAAGGCTTTATCAGTAAAATCTTTAATAAAGTTAAAAATGATATTAGCCGTTTGCTAGAAAAATATCAAACCATGGATAAGGAAATATCTAAGATTTATGTAGAGATTAAAAAGTATGAAAGTGAAATTAATCAAACCAATTTAATGTTAGAAGAGATGTTCGAACAAAATATCATGTACTATGAAAACCTAGAAAAATATATAAAGGCTGGGGAAATTGTTATTCATAAGATGAAAAATTACATTATCCCAGAACTTGAGAAACAGGCAGCATCTGGAGAACAAATGGATGCCATCAATCTTCAAAATGGACATCAAGCCCTAGAAATGGTGGAACAACGGGTACATGATTTGGAAATGGCAAAAATGGTTGCTTTGCAAACTGCTCCACAGATTAAATTAATCCAAAAAGGAAATTATAATCTTCTTAGAAAAATTGGCAGTGCCTTTGTTATCACGATTCCTGTTTTTAAATCTGGATTAATTCAAGCCATTGCCATTAAAAGACAAAAAATACAAGCGGATGCTATGCGGGCATTAGATGAAAAAACCAATGAAATGTTATTGAAAAATGCTCAAAATATTGCTGGACAATCTGCAGAAATTGCCCAGTTGACATCAGGCTCTAGCATTAAGATAGAAACCCTTGAACAAACCTTTGAAACTATCATGAAGGGAATTGACGATACAAGACAAATTCAAGAGGAAAATAGACAAAATAGAGAATCCTCAAAACAAAGACTATTGGAATTACAAAAACAATTAGAGAGTAAAAATTACTAG